The Oceanotoga teriensis genome has a window encoding:
- a CDS encoding MATE family efflux transporter produces MNKYKKVLKIALPAVGEMVLFMLVWVIDTAFIGRWGGNDAVSAVGISTEILYTIAGIMVTIGISVPITSLVAQKFGAKKMDEAEIYLANGLRIGFLVSLLVSILLFIFKSQVVSIMGAKEQVFLYSMEYMKFATIGVFFNMMSSLLNSGLRGIGRTDISLISAGISNILNIFLDWVLIYGKFGMPEMGVAGSALATLIAFFVSFLFLSFYYFKFSDLKIKFKLIFDKNKEFTKKIIQLAIPSGFQEGAFSLGRLLNVAIVLTGLGSLSAATNQIVTTVESISFMPGWGFSVAATSLVGQMIGAKDKDSAIKFARISALLGSIIMTSFAFLYFIFPEFFIGLFIDDPLTIELGKKSLRIAAFEQTTMAISMVYAGALKGYGDTKTPFFISLFTNWAIRLPLIFVSVFLLKLPLEYVWGIMVIQWFIDAVLHFIMFKKKMQGVSFRKFRKKRVL; encoded by the coding sequence ATGAACAAATATAAAAAAGTCTTAAAAATTGCATTACCAGCTGTTGGTGAAATGGTTCTATTTATGCTAGTTTGGGTTATAGATACCGCTTTTATTGGTAGATGGGGTGGCAATGATGCTGTAAGTGCTGTTGGAATAAGTACCGAAATACTGTATACAATAGCCGGAATAATGGTTACAATCGGTATAAGTGTTCCCATAACTTCTCTTGTGGCTCAAAAATTTGGGGCTAAAAAAATGGATGAAGCTGAGATATATCTTGCAAATGGTTTAAGAATAGGATTTTTAGTTTCTCTATTAGTTTCTATACTTTTATTTATTTTTAAATCTCAGGTTGTCTCTATAATGGGAGCCAAAGAACAAGTCTTTTTGTACTCTATGGAATATATGAAATTTGCAACTATAGGAGTCTTTTTTAATATGATGTCTTCTCTTTTAAATTCTGGATTGAGAGGCATAGGTAGAACAGATATTTCACTCATATCTGCAGGAATTTCAAATATTTTAAATATTTTCTTAGATTGGGTTTTAATATATGGAAAGTTTGGAATGCCAGAAATGGGTGTTGCAGGTTCTGCTCTGGCAACATTAATAGCTTTTTTTGTTTCATTTTTATTTTTGAGTTTTTATTATTTTAAATTTTCAGATTTGAAAATAAAATTTAAATTAATATTTGATAAAAATAAAGAATTCACAAAAAAAATAATCCAATTAGCAATACCATCTGGATTTCAAGAGGGGGCTTTCAGTCTTGGTAGACTTTTAAATGTTGCAATAGTTTTAACTGGTTTAGGTAGTTTATCAGCCGCAACAAATCAAATAGTCACAACAGTTGAAAGTATATCTTTTATGCCCGGTTGGGGCTTTAGTGTTGCTGCAACTTCTCTTGTAGGTCAGATGATCGGAGCTAAAGATAAAGATTCTGCTATAAAGTTCGCAAGAATTTCTGCTCTACTGGGATCTATTATAATGACAAGTTTTGCTTTTTTATACTTTATATTTCCAGAATTTTTTATAGGTCTTTTTATAGATGATCCATTAACTATTGAACTTGGGAAAAAAAGTTTAAGAATAGCCGCTTTTGAACAAACAACAATGGCTATTTCAATGGTATATGCAGGAGCATTAAAAGGATACGGAGATACTAAAACACCATTCTTCATATCTTTATTTACAAATTGGGCTATAAGATTGCCTTTAATATTTGTTTCTGTATTTTTACTAAAATTACCTTTAGAATATGTTTGGGGTATAATGGTAATTCAATGGTTTATAGACGCAGTACTACATTTTATAATGTTTAAAAAGAAGATGCAAGGTGTTTCTTTTAGAAAATTCAGAAAAAAACGCGTTTTATAA
- a CDS encoding ATP-binding cassette domain-containing protein, translated as MFKIIFKHKKKLFFTLILMAFSTFLGYSIPYLFKVILDNVNTMDYKSFLLIVPSIIIFGLTMYFSSIFSDKYFNIYTQNIVFDIRKKIIDKIFNSNLSIFQKISQTDFVRIILSDTEEIKNALNSSVFLLFDIIIRIIALAFFISQIDIKVFLALFIWCILFFLLTKNMSNGIKDSKIKERKFYGKMTSKFKDFIIGNVDIRYLMPFKALNDELDINFKDYLKSSNEAEVKMSKYRNLTTVSEFGIILILIVYALLQNKNGTFDISKTLTLFIYSPYILPIIHQVYHLQSNFTNIKGLINPLYEIFNIPTEEKAIDVDCIDNIKTENLSLTLGNNTLFEKLNLNFQKGNIYIIKGISGKGKSSFLNSILDLLPHDGEIYINNDKDIKDISLKSLNKRIMYIPQDVYIFNETIMYNINFNSDKKISTNLLTELNLDSIAKRLETSIGENNNEVISGGEKKRIGLARVLNFHDDKDIIVLDETFSNMDSETKLKTLNKVISFSKDKILIITTHDTEIFEYIKNMPNIIEIGI; from the coding sequence TTGTTTAAAATAATTTTTAAACATAAGAAAAAGTTATTTTTTACACTTATTTTGATGGCATTTTCAACTTTTTTAGGTTATTCTATACCTTATCTTTTTAAAGTTATTTTAGATAATGTAAATACTATGGATTATAAAAGTTTTTTATTAATAGTTCCTTCAATAATTATTTTTGGATTGACAATGTATTTTTCAAGTATTTTTTCGGATAAATATTTTAATATCTATACACAAAATATAGTTTTTGATATAAGAAAAAAAATAATAGATAAAATTTTTAATTCAAATTTAAGTATTTTCCAAAAAATCTCTCAAACTGATTTTGTAAGAATTATACTTTCTGATACCGAAGAAATAAAAAATGCTTTGAATTCTTCAGTATTTTTATTATTTGATATAATCATTAGAATCATAGCTTTAGCTTTTTTTATATCTCAAATAGATATAAAAGTTTTTTTAGCTTTATTTATTTGGTGTATATTATTCTTTTTATTAACAAAAAATATGAGTAATGGAATTAAGGATTCAAAAATTAAAGAAAGAAAATTTTATGGAAAAATGACTTCTAAATTTAAAGATTTCATAATAGGCAATGTTGATATAAGATATTTAATGCCTTTTAAAGCTTTAAATGATGAACTCGATATAAATTTTAAAGATTATTTAAAATCTTCAAATGAAGCAGAAGTCAAGATGTCTAAATATAGAAACTTAACAACTGTTTCTGAATTTGGGATTATTTTAATATTAATTGTATATGCTTTATTACAAAATAAAAATGGTACTTTTGATATATCAAAAACATTAACTCTTTTTATATATTCACCTTATATTTTGCCAATAATTCATCAAGTTTATCATTTACAGAGTAATTTCACAAACATAAAAGGGTTAATAAATCCTTTATATGAAATATTTAATATACCTACAGAAGAGAAAGCAATAGATGTTGATTGCATTGATAATATTAAAACAGAAAATCTTAGCTTGACACTTGGAAATAATACTTTATTTGAAAAATTAAATTTAAATTTCCAAAAAGGTAATATTTATATAATTAAAGGTATATCTGGAAAAGGTAAAAGTTCTTTTTTAAACTCTATTTTAGACTTATTACCTCATGATGGTGAAATTTATATAAATAATGATAAAGATATAAAAGATATTTCTTTAAAATCTTTGAATAAAAGAATAATGTATATACCTCAAGATGTATATATATTTAATGAGACAATTATGTATAATATAAATTTTAATTCTGATAAAAAAATATCAACCAATCTTTTAACTGAATTAAATCTTGATTCCATAGCTAAAAGATTAGAAACTTCTATTGGAGAGAATAATAATGAGGTCATTTCGGGCGGCGAAAAGAAGAGAATAGGTCTTGCTCGTGTTTTAAATTTCCATGATGATAAAGATATAATAGTTCTTGATGAAACTTTTTCAAATATGGATAGTGAAACTAAATTAAAAACATTAAATAAAGTTATAAGTTTTTCAAAAGATAAAATTTTAATCATTACAACTCATGATACTGAAATATTTGAATATATTAAAAATATGCCAAATATAATTGAAATAGGTATATAA
- a CDS encoding cobyric acid synthase: MGIPIMIVGTSSDAGKTLISTVICNHLTELGFKVAPFKMQNMSLNSMCSIEGGEMSVAQYIQAIACKKLPSVRFNPILLKPENGKTYVIFNGKYYNKYSPKDYMSDRKKEFFDKGINILNQLLDENDYVIIEGAGSPAEVNLMKYDITNMAVAKAVKAHTIIVTDINLGGSFASIVGTMEIFNEEEKNLVKGFIFNKYYGKKEMLDDGLKYLLDKYNKPTLGIVPYAKHNIPDEDSMKKWNFESGDIDIRIIKTPHISNFADFDPLSWKNGIKYIEKPDNSIPDLLIIPGSKSTVEDLKWLRINGFDDYILKCKQNNSIIMGICGGFQMLTENIEDNFENNENIEGIGLIPLKTIFKKEKITGIKKGYLNFLNSNYDIEGFEIRHGHTETNDHYFCTIKDINGNEYKDGFIKENVIGTYMHGLFNNDHFTDDFLNFLRTKKGLSIKKYNSYSLYDQINNFSKEISKHINFEDILSWH, encoded by the coding sequence ATGGGAATTCCTATAATGATAGTTGGTACATCTTCTGATGCAGGAAAAACTTTGATTTCAACAGTAATATGTAATCATTTAACAGAATTAGGTTTTAAAGTTGCTCCTTTCAAAATGCAGAATATGTCATTAAATTCAATGTGCTCAATAGAAGGTGGAGAAATGAGTGTTGCTCAATATATTCAAGCTATTGCTTGTAAAAAGCTCCCTTCTGTAAGATTTAATCCTATTCTTTTAAAACCAGAAAATGGAAAAACTTATGTGATTTTTAATGGTAAATATTATAATAAATATTCTCCAAAAGACTATATGTCTGATAGAAAAAAAGAATTTTTTGATAAAGGTATTAATATTTTAAATCAATTATTAGATGAGAATGATTATGTAATAATCGAAGGAGCTGGTAGTCCAGCAGAAGTAAATTTAATGAAATATGATATAACAAATATGGCTGTTGCTAAAGCTGTAAAAGCTCATACTATTATTGTAACTGATATAAATTTAGGAGGATCTTTTGCAAGTATTGTTGGCACCATGGAAATTTTTAATGAAGAAGAAAAAAATTTAGTGAAAGGTTTTATATTTAATAAATATTATGGAAAAAAAGAAATGCTTGATGATGGATTAAAATATTTATTAGACAAATATAATAAACCAACTTTGGGAATAGTTCCTTATGCAAAACATAATATTCCTGATGAAGATTCAATGAAAAAATGGAATTTTGAATCTGGTGATATTGATATAAGAATAATAAAAACCCCTCATATATCTAATTTTGCTGATTTTGATCCTTTATCTTGGAAAAATGGAATAAAATACATAGAAAAACCAGATAATTCAATTCCAGATCTTTTGATAATTCCAGGTTCAAAGTCTACTGTTGAAGATTTAAAATGGCTTAGAATAAATGGATTTGATGATTATATTTTAAAATGCAAACAAAATAATTCCATTATAATGGGAATTTGTGGTGGATTTCAAATGTTAACTGAAAATATTGAAGATAATTTTGAAAATAATGAAAATATTGAAGGAATTGGATTAATACCTTTAAAAACTATATTTAAAAAAGAAAAAATAACAGGTATAAAAAAAGGATATTTAAATTTTTTGAATTCCAATTATGATATAGAAGGATTTGAAATAAGACATGGTCATACTGAAACAAATGATCATTATTTTTGCACAATAAAAGATATTAATGGTAATGAATATAAAGATGGTTTCATAAAAGAAAATGTAATAGGAACCTATATGCATGGTTTATTTAACAATGACCATTTTACAGATGATTTTTTGAATTTCTTGAGAACTAAAAAAGGATTATCCATAAAAAAATATAATTCTTATTCTTTATATGATCAAATTAACAACTTTTCAAAAGAAATATCTAAACATATAAATTTTGAGGATATTTTATCATGGCATTAA
- a CDS encoding aminotransferase class I/II-fold pyridoxal phosphate-dependent enzyme — MAYEKFLHVKHGGNVPLSWIDFSISVNPFFPKFFDNYEIELNTLSSRYIYFEDIEESISKKISHDINLCAGTTESLYLLNMAFNNDVVIEKGSYGEYERVAKLFNKNVHIVDSVMNHEYNNCIVILNNPKNPNGDFLNYNTIKNFVESNLSKNNIPVLDDAFLDFILFDSNDWEKKWTFEGAIHLRTYTKSYSLPGIRVGYFIDPYDKMKKFKMPWSIGSIGKLFLIKMLKDDGEFLKYSMNLLDIERRRINAILDTDNKSPFFFCRVNNKKELIEVLNNNKMMVRDCSSFGYDSFIRFGIRKHFENNKLIDILKNYI; from the coding sequence ATGGCTTATGAAAAGTTTTTACATGTTAAACATGGAGGAAATGTTCCTCTTTCCTGGATTGATTTTTCTATATCTGTAAATCCATTTTTTCCAAAATTTTTTGATAATTATGAAATAGAACTAAATACTCTTTCTTCAAGATATATTTATTTTGAAGATATAGAAGAGTCTATAAGTAAAAAAATATCTCATGATATAAACTTATGTGCTGGAACTACTGAATCTCTTTATCTTTTAAATATGGCTTTTAATAATGATGTAGTAATAGAAAAAGGATCTTATGGAGAATATGAAAGAGTTGCAAAATTGTTCAATAAAAATGTACATATAGTTGATTCTGTAATGAATCATGAATATAATAATTGTATTGTAATTTTAAATAATCCAAAAAATCCAAATGGAGATTTTTTAAATTATAATACTATAAAAAATTTTGTTGAATCAAATTTATCAAAAAATAATATTCCTGTACTTGATGATGCTTTTTTGGATTTCATACTTTTTGATTCTAATGATTGGGAAAAAAAATGGACATTTGAGGGAGCTATTCATCTAAGAACATATACAAAATCTTATTCTTTACCAGGAATAAGAGTAGGTTATTTTATAGACCCTTATGATAAAATGAAAAAATTCAAAATGCCTTGGAGTATAGGTTCAATAGGAAAATTGTTTTTAATCAAGATGTTAAAAGATGATGGTGAATTTTTAAAATATTCTATGAATTTATTGGATATTGAAAGAAGAAGGATAAATGCCATACTTGATACAGATAATAAATCTCCTTTTTTCTTTTGCAGAGTTAATAATAAAAAAGAATTGATAGAAGTCTTAAATAATAATAAAATGATGGTAAGAGATTGTTCTTCATTTGGTTATGATAGTTTTATAAGATTTGGTATTAGAAAACACTTTGAAAATAATAAATTAATAGATATTTTAAAAAATTACATTTGA
- a CDS encoding 2-phosphosulfolactate phosphatase, whose product MKINVYNTPTDDVKQHDIYILIDILRATSTITTLFYCEAKKVSLFGDIEKAKQQKEKDNNIILTGERNAIKVEGFDYGNSPLEMILNKNDIKNKEIIITTTNGTKAFQKIYEKGEVIALSNLNIKSIYEYIENKNYNDIGVMCAGTNNNLSLEDIYAAGKFINFFKKDLILNDSAKLALNISNQSKDYIKKSDHSQRLIKLGLIEDLNYCFEENVYNFFGKSKKGEKSMYKHIINGGV is encoded by the coding sequence ATGAAAATAAATGTATATAATACGCCAACAGATGATGTTAAACAACATGACATATATATATTAATAGATATTTTAAGAGCAACATCTACTATAACTACCTTATTTTATTGTGAAGCAAAAAAAGTTTCGCTTTTTGGAGATATTGAAAAGGCAAAGCAACAAAAAGAAAAAGATAATAATATAATATTAACTGGTGAAAGAAATGCTATAAAAGTTGAAGGATTTGATTATGGAAATTCTCCATTAGAAATGATATTAAACAAAAACGATATAAAAAATAAAGAAATTATAATAACCACTACAAATGGTACAAAAGCTTTTCAAAAAATCTATGAAAAAGGAGAAGTAATAGCTCTTTCAAATTTAAATATAAAAAGTATTTATGAATATATAGAAAATAAAAATTATAATGATATAGGAGTAATGTGTGCTGGAACTAATAATAACTTATCTTTAGAAGATATTTATGCTGCAGGAAAATTTATAAATTTTTTTAAAAAAGATCTAATATTAAATGATTCGGCAAAATTAGCTTTAAATATTTCCAATCAATCTAAAGATTATATAAAAAAATCAGATCACTCACAAAGATTAATAAAACTTGGGCTTATAGAAGACTTGAATTATTGTTTTGAAGAAAATGTATATAACTTTTTTGGAAAATCCAAAAAAGGAGAGAAAAGTATGTATAAACACATTATAAATGGAGGTGTTTAA
- a CDS encoding HD domain-containing phosphohydrolase — protein sequence MKSIKKLNKSLIFSSFIILLLLITILLFINIENIGYQKNADNTKIILQTTNSIMSDLYYLKSNDMNIILKNEILENIEKLEKNDSELKQKFSIIKEQIEKEELDTEKTIAIFSEYASNMSDSNKEYFNLFFKKINNYLIILIFGIISVIIISVLISRYSSKSYNRIYKEIKKLKNVINFNEEKFEQNSYWEEEKEINNILLKTSKELILNRRLIDLGNFGTLSELLPKVMEQIENYIPVDRLSVAFIDSFDNVIAETAVSKLKEVYLEPGFIESIKKTTLEKITKEKDNYRIINDLEKHFNTINKSQSTFLLLKEGIKSSLTAPIFFDGKCYGFIFFSSKDKNSYNEDHKKFAKKIVYTLKQNIYSHFIVQQMIAATASGFVKIVEGKDNETGNHIVRVSNYSRIIAKEIAKEDKKMTPDKIREIYLFSPLHDMGKVGIPDGILLKPGKLTKEEFEIMKKHVNIGTKILTNMNQKLKSFINYDFLNTAIEITSDHHERYDGSGYPKGKKGKEISMSGRIVAIADVFDALTSKRPYKEAFSIEESLDIIKNETGTHFDPLVFEAFLKNMDEIKNIYEKYKE from the coding sequence TTGAAAAGTATTAAAAAACTAAATAAAAGTTTAATATTTAGTTCTTTTATCATATTATTACTTTTAATTACAATACTTTTATTCATAAACATAGAAAATATTGGGTATCAAAAAAATGCAGATAATACAAAAATAATTTTACAAACAACTAATTCAATAATGTCAGATTTATATTATTTAAAAAGTAATGATATGAATATTATTTTAAAAAATGAAATTTTAGAAAACATAGAAAAACTTGAAAAAAATGATTCAGAATTAAAACAAAAATTTTCTATTATAAAAGAACAAATAGAAAAAGAAGAATTAGACACTGAAAAAACAATAGCAATTTTTTCAGAATATGCTTCAAATATGTCTGATTCAAATAAAGAATATTTTAATTTATTTTTTAAAAAAATAAATAACTATCTCATAATACTTATATTTGGAATAATATCTGTAATAATAATTTCTGTTCTTATAAGTAGATATTCTTCAAAGTCTTATAATAGAATATACAAAGAAATAAAAAAATTAAAGAATGTAATAAATTTTAATGAAGAAAAGTTTGAACAAAATAGTTACTGGGAAGAAGAAAAAGAAATAAATAATATTCTTTTAAAGACAAGTAAAGAATTAATATTAAATAGAAGACTCATAGATTTGGGTAATTTTGGAACTTTATCTGAATTATTACCAAAAGTTATGGAACAAATAGAAAATTATATTCCTGTTGATAGATTATCAGTTGCTTTTATAGATTCTTTTGATAATGTCATTGCAGAAACTGCTGTTTCAAAGTTAAAAGAGGTTTATCTTGAACCAGGATTTATAGAAAGTATAAAGAAGACAACACTTGAAAAAATAACAAAAGAAAAAGATAATTATAGAATAATAAATGATCTTGAAAAACATTTTAATACTATAAATAAATCTCAATCTACATTTCTTTTATTAAAAGAAGGTATAAAATCAAGTCTTACAGCACCTATATTTTTTGATGGAAAATGTTATGGGTTTATATTCTTTTCATCCAAAGATAAAAATTCTTATAATGAAGATCATAAAAAATTTGCAAAAAAAATAGTATATACGTTAAAACAAAATATATATAGTCATTTTATAGTTCAACAAATGATAGCTGCAACTGCATCTGGATTTGTTAAAATAGTTGAAGGAAAAGACAATGAAACTGGTAATCATATAGTTAGAGTTTCAAATTATTCAAGAATTATAGCTAAAGAAATAGCAAAAGAAGATAAAAAAATGACTCCAGACAAGATAAGGGAAATATATTTATTTTCGCCATTACATGATATGGGAAAAGTTGGAATTCCTGATGGAATACTCTTAAAACCAGGTAAATTAACTAAAGAAGAATTTGAAATAATGAAAAAACATGTAAATATTGGTACAAAAATACTTACAAATATGAATCAAAAATTAAAAAGTTTTATAAATTATGATTTTTTAAATACTGCAATAGAAATAACCTCAGATCATCATGAAAGATACGATGGCTCTGGATACCCTAAGGGTAAAAAAGGTAAAGAAATATCTATGAGTGGCAGAATAGTAGCAATTGCAGATGTATTTGATGCATTAACCAGTAAAAGACCTTATAAAGAAGCATTTTCTATTGAAGAATCGCTCGATATAATAAAAAATGAAACGGGAACACATTTTGATCCTTTGGTTTTTGAAGCATTTTTAAAAAACATGGATGAAATAAAAAATATATATGAAAAATATAAAGAATAA
- a CDS encoding VOC family protein produces MKITLQAYLKNSVEAVNLYIKAFDAELGYNVKNEDGTFLHAEIIKDQKHIISISESNDWDKSGENMQFCLNFGKENKDKLMRAYEILKIDGNIIFPLGPCDWNEMMADLIDKFGIRWYIAL; encoded by the coding sequence ATGAAAATTACATTACAAGCATATCTTAAAAATAGTGTTGAAGCAGTTAATCTATATATAAAAGCATTTGATGCCGAGTTAGGGTACAATGTAAAAAATGAAGATGGAACTTTTTTACATGCTGAAATTATAAAAGACCAAAAACATATTATATCTATAAGCGAATCGAATGACTGGGATAAATCAGGAGAAAATATGCAATTTTGTTTGAACTTTGGTAAAGAAAATAAAGATAAACTAATGAGAGCATATGAGATTTTAAAGATTGATGGAAATATTATATTTCCATTAGGTCCTTGTGATTGGAATGAAATGATGGCTGATTTAATAGATAAGTTTGGAATTAGATGGTATATAGCATTATAA
- a CDS encoding iron-containing alcohol dehydrogenase, producing the protein MKDFIFENKTKIIFGEDKVELIGKELRKGNIKKVLLVYGRNSIKKTGLYDRIINSLKNKNIDFVELSGVKPNPILSKVQEGINIAKDNNVKGILAVGGGSVIDSSKAIAAGFYHNGDIWEAFEKKSKITKALPIYTILTLSATGSEMNGNAVVTNDQTNQKWDFFSKKVYPQVSIIDPKIQSTLPKKQTINGAVDTISHVMEFYFDPTKNTMIQDEISEGIIRTVMKSTEKLLQDENDYESRAELCWSSTLALNGLLSTGKMGGDWSSHMIEHSVSAIHDISHGEGLAIVFPAWLKYIQDDGVEKLDRFAEKIFGIDTGNPKFDAELGITALKDWYRKIGQPVSFSEIKITKEQLIKIAENASQIAPFGKMKKLDYKEILEILNIAY; encoded by the coding sequence ATGAAAGATTTTATATTTGAAAATAAGACTAAAATTATTTTTGGTGAAGACAAAGTAGAACTAATAGGAAAAGAATTAAGAAAAGGAAACATAAAGAAGGTTTTATTAGTTTATGGAAGAAATTCTATAAAGAAAACAGGATTATATGATAGAATAATCAATTCATTAAAAAATAAAAATATAGATTTTGTTGAACTTTCAGGAGTAAAACCAAATCCCATACTTTCAAAAGTTCAAGAAGGTATAAATATTGCAAAAGATAATAATGTAAAAGGAATATTAGCAGTTGGTGGAGGAAGTGTAATAGATTCTTCAAAAGCTATAGCAGCTGGTTTTTATCATAATGGAGATATATGGGAAGCTTTTGAAAAAAAATCAAAAATAACAAAAGCATTACCTATATATACTATTTTAACTCTTTCAGCAACAGGTTCAGAAATGAATGGAAATGCTGTAGTTACAAATGATCAAACAAATCAAAAATGGGATTTTTTTTCAAAAAAAGTTTATCCTCAAGTTTCTATAATAGATCCTAAAATACAATCTACATTACCAAAAAAACAGACAATAAATGGTGCTGTTGATACTATAAGCCATGTAATGGAATTTTATTTTGATCCAACTAAAAATACTATGATACAGGATGAAATTTCGGAAGGGATAATAAGAACTGTTATGAAATCTACTGAAAAATTATTACAAGATGAAAATGATTATGAATCAAGAGCTGAATTATGTTGGTCTTCAACTTTAGCTTTAAATGGTCTTTTAAGTACTGGTAAAATGGGTGGAGATTGGTCTTCTCATATGATAGAACATTCTGTTTCAGCTATTCATGATATTTCTCATGGTGAAGGATTAGCGATTGTTTTCCCAGCGTGGTTAAAGTATATACAAGATGATGGAGTTGAAAAACTCGATAGATTTGCTGAAAAAATCTTTGGAATAGATACAGGAAATCCAAAATTTGATGCAGAATTAGGTATAACAGCTTTAAAAGATTGGTACAGAAAAATAGGACAACCAGTATCATTTTCAGAAATAAAAATAACAAAAGAACAATTAATAAAAATTGCTGAAAATGCTTCACAAATAGCCCCATTTGGAAAGATGAAAAAATTAGATTATAAAGAAATTTTAGAAATATTAAATATAGCCTATTAA
- the cbiB gene encoding adenosylcobinamide-phosphate synthase CbiB, translating to MALIISFFIDLIFGEPYLIFHPVYYMGKFISFFDKKFKHSIFFGFLSFILIEAFFMGLLFLISKLNMIFSIIIYIFFISSSFAISSLYTHVKKCDTDDLSKLRYNVSMIVSRDTSKLSKKELYSAAVETLAENYVDSVLSPIFYYFLFGVYGIVFFRIANTMDAMIGYRNEKYEKYGKFAARTDDVLNFIPARLSYLFFVLFSPIKVSKSFFKFGKIKINGTKSMSCMAGLLKVNLKKEGVYNINPEYDLPDQKSLKKSLMYYIFICILTILIGVILLWLMKSFYMLNMEEMFLFPGLIFLYL from the coding sequence ATGGCATTAATTATTTCTTTTTTTATAGATTTGATTTTTGGAGAACCATATTTAATCTTTCACCCTGTATATTATATGGGAAAATTTATATCTTTCTTTGATAAAAAATTCAAACATTCTATTTTTTTTGGTTTTTTGAGTTTTATTTTAATAGAAGCTTTTTTTATGGGATTATTATTTTTGATTTCTAAATTGAATATGATATTTTCAATAATAATATATATTTTCTTTATAAGTTCTTCTTTTGCTATTTCTTCATTATATACTCATGTAAAAAAATGTGACACTGATGATTTAAGTAAATTGAGATATAATGTTTCAATGATAGTTAGTAGAGATACTTCCAAGCTTTCAAAAAAAGAACTTTATTCGGCAGCAGTTGAAACATTGGCAGAAAATTATGTTGATTCTGTTCTATCTCCTATATTTTATTATTTTTTATTTGGTGTTTATGGAATAGTATTCTTTAGAATAGCAAACACAATGGATGCTATGATTGGATATAGAAATGAAAAATATGAAAAATATGGTAAATTTGCTGCAAGAACAGATGATGTATTAAATTTTATTCCTGCAAGATTGAGTTATTTATTTTTTGTATTATTTTCTCCTATTAAAGTAAGTAAATCATTTTTTAAATTCGGAAAAATAAAAATAAATGGAACTAAATCTATGTCTTGTATGGCAGGACTTTTAAAAGTGAATTTAAAAAAAGAAGGTGTTTATAATATAAATCCTGAATATGATTTACCGGATCAAAAATCTCTAAAAAAATCTTTAATGTATTATATATTTATATGCATACTAACTATTTTGATCGGAGTGATTTTATTATGGCTTATGAAAAGTTTTTACATGTTAAACATGGAGGAAATGTTCCTCTTTCCTGGATTGATTTTTCTATATCTGTAA